A genomic region of Equus caballus isolate H_3958 breed thoroughbred chromosome 1, TB-T2T, whole genome shotgun sequence contains the following coding sequences:
- the GREM1 gene encoding gremlin-1 isoform X2 gives MSRTAYAVGALLLLLGTLLPAAEGKKKGSQGAIPPPDKAQHNDSEQTQSPQQPGSRNRGRGQGPGTAMPGEEVLESSQEALHVTERKYLKRDWCKTQPLKQTIHEEGCNSRTIINRFCYGQCNSFYIPRHIRKEEGSFQSCSFCKPKKFTTMMVTLNCPELQPPTKKRRVTRVKQCRCISIDLD, from the coding sequence ATGAGCCGCACCGCCTACGCTGTGGGagccctgcttctcctcctggggaCCCTGTTGCCCGCTGctgaagggaaaaagaagggGTCCCAAGGTGCCATCCCCCCACCAGACAAGGCCCAGCACAATGACTCCGAGCAGACTCAGTCTccccagcagcctggctccaggaACCGGGGGCGGGGCCAAGGGCCGGGCACTGCCATGCCGGGGGAGGAGGTGCTGGAGTCCAGCCAGGAGGCCCTGCATGTGACCGAACGCAAATACCTGAAGCGAGACTGGTGCAAAACCCAGCCCCTTAAGCAGACCATCCACGAGGAGGGCTGCAATAGCCGCACCATCATCAACCGCTTCTGCTACGGCCAATGCAACTCCTTCTACATCCCCAGGCACATCCGGAAGGAGGAAGGCTCCTTTCAGTCCTGCTCCTTCTGCAAGCCCAAGAAATTCACCACCATGATGGTCACCCTCAACTGCCCAGAACTACAGCCACCCACCAAGAAGAGGAGGGTCACTCGCGTGAAGCAGTGTCGCTGCATATCCATCGATTTGGATTAA
- the GREM1 gene encoding gremlin-1 isoform X1: MRRIGDGSIRPSSSMSRTAYAVGALLLLLGTLLPAAEGKKKGSQGAIPPPDKAQHNDSEQTQSPQQPGSRNRGRGQGPGTAMPGEEVLESSQEALHVTERKYLKRDWCKTQPLKQTIHEEGCNSRTIINRFCYGQCNSFYIPRHIRKEEGSFQSCSFCKPKKFTTMMVTLNCPELQPPTKKRRVTRVKQCRCISIDLD, encoded by the coding sequence CATGAGCCGCACCGCCTACGCTGTGGGagccctgcttctcctcctggggaCCCTGTTGCCCGCTGctgaagggaaaaagaagggGTCCCAAGGTGCCATCCCCCCACCAGACAAGGCCCAGCACAATGACTCCGAGCAGACTCAGTCTccccagcagcctggctccaggaACCGGGGGCGGGGCCAAGGGCCGGGCACTGCCATGCCGGGGGAGGAGGTGCTGGAGTCCAGCCAGGAGGCCCTGCATGTGACCGAACGCAAATACCTGAAGCGAGACTGGTGCAAAACCCAGCCCCTTAAGCAGACCATCCACGAGGAGGGCTGCAATAGCCGCACCATCATCAACCGCTTCTGCTACGGCCAATGCAACTCCTTCTACATCCCCAGGCACATCCGGAAGGAGGAAGGCTCCTTTCAGTCCTGCTCCTTCTGCAAGCCCAAGAAATTCACCACCATGATGGTCACCCTCAACTGCCCAGAACTACAGCCACCCACCAAGAAGAGGAGGGTCACTCGCGTGAAGCAGTGTCGCTGCATATCCATCGATTTGGATTAA